TTTTCCATTGGAATCAACACTTGAGGAATCAAGTGTTCAATACCTAAACGGCTAACTTCGGCATCAATATATTGCTTTACTTTCTTTTCTTTACCACTTACAGCACGAACTACGTACCACTTTAAACCTTGATCTGCCATAAATAAATACGATTGAAAAATTAAGAAGCAATACCGTACAAGAATTCTAACCCTACACTTGAGGCTTTATCCATTACAAAGACAACCAATGCAATAAGAAGAGAAGCAACAAGCACAATAACAG
The DNA window shown above is from Sphingobacterium thalpophilum and carries:
- the secE gene encoding preprotein translocase subunit SecE, which translates into the protein MAKVLDFFKDSYVEITEKVTWPTWSQLQSSAVIVLVASLLIALVVFVMDKASSVGLEFLYGIAS